A section of the Nitrospirota bacterium genome encodes:
- a CDS encoding site-2 protease family protein, with the protein MLTVITTTVSGAIQKWINPLIEPLRIIEGLPFSLTLLGILLAHEFGHFFASRRHGVQTTIPYFIPAPPLFLTGTFGAVIKSISPITNRKALLDIAVSGPVAGFVVSVAATVIGLKLSYAIPLQQPYTLYGYGFSSSIIFHILSYLVFGPETEPRCILLHPIGVAGWIGLFVTSANLLPVGQNDGGHIAYAVFGKNHYLISITILILLIVLGIFTWPGYIVWAILFLIFGIRHPLLDDDLIVLDRKRKITGCLNLVIFALTFMPAPIHFY; encoded by the coding sequence ATGCTTACTGTAATAACGACTACGGTCAGTGGGGCTATACAGAAATGGATAAACCCACTGATAGAACCGTTGCGAATAATTGAAGGTCTGCCATTTTCACTTACCCTGCTTGGCATTCTTCTCGCCCATGAATTCGGTCACTTCTTTGCATCAAGAAGGCATGGTGTTCAGACCACCATCCCCTATTTCATCCCTGCACCGCCGCTGTTTCTTACAGGTACATTCGGTGCTGTCATAAAATCCATTTCACCCATAACAAACAGGAAGGCACTATTAGATATTGCCGTTTCAGGCCCTGTCGCCGGTTTTGTTGTCTCTGTTGCGGCAACAGTTATCGGTTTGAAATTGTCTTATGCGATTCCCCTGCAACAACCATACACGCTCTATGGATATGGATTTAGTTCCTCCATTATTTTTCATATCCTGTCATATCTGGTATTTGGTCCGGAAACTGAACCACGTTGTATTTTATTGCATCCGATAGGCGTTGCCGGATGGATAGGTTTATTTGTGACATCTGCAAATTTACTGCCGGTAGGTCAAAACGACGGAGGCCATATTGCTTATGCAGTATTTGGAAAAAACCATTATCTCATATCAATAACTATACTCATTCTTCTTATCGTCCTGGGGATATTCACATGGCCCGGATACATAGTATGGGCAATCCTTTTTCTCATCTTCGGTATCAGACACCCGCTCTTAGATGATGATTTGATAGTGTTAGACAGGAAGAGAAAGATTACAGGCTGTTTAAACCTTGTTATATTTGCCCTTACCTTTATGCCGGCACCGATACACTTTTACTGA